Proteins from one Streptomyces sp. NBC_00390 genomic window:
- a CDS encoding hydrogenase expression protein HypE — MQAATSNAVDTRESSGEAAADQSTIHILWINAGLSCDGDSVALTAAMQPSIEEIVLGALPGLPKVEVHWPLIDFECGPVGGADTFIEWFFKGERGEIDPFVLVVEGSIPNESIKQEGYWCGFGDDPETGQPITTSEWIDRLADKALAVVAIGTCATYGGIHAMAGNPTGAMGVPDYLGWDWKSKAGIPIVCVPGCPIQPDNFSETLTYLLYQATGAAPMIPLDDKLRPTWLFGATVHEGCDRAGYYEQGQFADAYDSPKCLVKLGCWGPVVKCNVPKRGWMAGIGGCPNVGGICIACTMPGFPDKFMPFMDEPPGARVSVTGTSAYGAVIRRLRSFTAKTVDKEPKWRHTGEKITTGYRPPWPL, encoded by the coding sequence ATGCAAGCAGCAACGTCGAACGCGGTCGACACCCGGGAATCGTCGGGTGAGGCCGCTGCTGACCAGTCCACGATCCACATCCTCTGGATCAACGCGGGACTGAGTTGCGACGGTGACTCGGTCGCCCTGACGGCCGCCATGCAGCCGAGCATCGAGGAAATCGTGCTCGGCGCACTGCCCGGTCTCCCGAAGGTCGAGGTGCACTGGCCGCTCATCGACTTCGAATGCGGCCCGGTCGGCGGCGCCGACACGTTCATCGAATGGTTCTTCAAGGGCGAGCGCGGCGAGATCGACCCCTTCGTGCTGGTCGTCGAGGGCTCCATCCCCAATGAGTCGATCAAGCAGGAGGGGTACTGGTGCGGCTTCGGTGACGACCCCGAGACCGGTCAGCCCATCACGACCAGCGAGTGGATCGACCGGCTGGCGGACAAGGCGCTGGCGGTCGTCGCGATCGGCACCTGTGCCACGTACGGCGGTATCCACGCCATGGCCGGCAACCCGACCGGCGCCATGGGCGTGCCCGACTACCTCGGCTGGGACTGGAAGTCCAAAGCCGGCATCCCCATCGTGTGCGTGCCCGGCTGCCCGATCCAGCCCGACAACTTCTCCGAGACGCTGACCTATCTCCTCTACCAGGCCACCGGCGCGGCGCCGATGATCCCCCTGGACGACAAGCTCCGGCCGACCTGGCTGTTCGGCGCCACGGTGCACGAGGGCTGCGACCGGGCGGGGTACTACGAGCAGGGCCAGTTCGCCGATGCGTACGACTCGCCCAAGTGCCTGGTGAAGCTCGGCTGCTGGGGCCCCGTGGTCAAGTGCAACGTGCCCAAGCGCGGCTGGATGGCCGGAATCGGCGGCTGCCCGAACGTGGGCGGCATCTGCATCGCCTGCACCATGCCGGGCTTCCCCGACAAGTTCATGCCGTTCATGGACGAGCCGCCCGGCGCGAGGGTGTCCGTCACGGGTACCAGCGCGTACGGCGCCGTGATCCGCAGGCTCCGCAGCTTCACGGCCAAGACCGTGGACAAGGAGCCCAAGTGGCGGCACACGGGCGAAAAGATCACCACCGGCTACCGGCCCCCGTGGCCGCTCTGA
- a CDS encoding hydrogenase maturation protein, producing the protein MHILVVASAYNSLTQRVHAELRDRRHTVAVELALHDDSIRDAVHLHRPELVVAPMLKTAVPRDVWQSHTCLIVHPGPVGDRGPSSLDWAVHEGARSWGVTVLQAEDDMDAGAVWASVRCALPPVAKSDLYRNEVSDAAVTAVLEAVDRFASGSYTPRPQGGDTVRVRPYFRQALRRISWDSDSTDSVVRTLRAADSQPGVLDELLGAEWFLHGGHAEDTLRGRPGDLLATRAGAICRATADGAVWIPELRPRRAPGVPATFKLPATTALAGRLPVLPEIPPPLHADGPRRTWSDIRYREEGQAGFLLFTFPGGAMSTTQCRRLLDAYRVACARPTSVLVLGGARDFFSNGIHLNVIEAAADPAGESWANLNAMNDLVEAVLTTTDRLVVAAVAGNAAAGGVMLAAAADEVWCRAGAVLNPHYRLMGLYGSEYWTYSLPRRVGEAAAARLTEEALPMTAGEALRLGLVDRVVDRAPQEFAGEVTRLAARLASFPATGQRIAAKKSDRERAESIRPLAAHRGEELARMHRIIFDPTAPYHALRRSFVRKQPSGRAESAVAATPADC; encoded by the coding sequence ATGCACATTCTTGTCGTCGCCAGCGCGTACAACAGCCTCACCCAGCGAGTCCACGCCGAACTCCGGGACCGCAGACACACCGTGGCCGTGGAACTCGCGCTGCACGACGACTCCATCCGGGACGCCGTCCATCTGCACCGGCCCGAACTGGTGGTGGCGCCCATGCTCAAGACCGCCGTCCCGCGCGATGTGTGGCAGTCACACACGTGTCTCATCGTCCACCCGGGACCGGTGGGTGACCGAGGGCCGTCGTCTCTTGACTGGGCCGTCCACGAGGGCGCCCGCTCCTGGGGCGTCACCGTCCTTCAGGCCGAGGACGACATGGACGCAGGCGCCGTGTGGGCCTCTGTCCGGTGCGCCCTGCCGCCCGTGGCCAAGAGCGATCTGTACCGCAACGAGGTGTCGGACGCCGCGGTCACAGCCGTCCTTGAGGCCGTGGACCGATTCGCGTCCGGTTCGTACACCCCGCGGCCCCAGGGCGGCGACACCGTCCGCGTACGGCCGTACTTCCGCCAGGCGCTCCGGCGCATCTCCTGGGACTCGGACTCCACCGACTCGGTCGTGCGCACCCTGCGCGCAGCCGACTCGCAGCCGGGGGTGCTCGACGAACTCCTGGGCGCCGAGTGGTTCCTGCACGGTGGTCATGCCGAGGACACGCTGCGGGGCCGGCCCGGCGATCTGCTCGCCACCCGGGCCGGTGCGATCTGTCGCGCCACCGCCGACGGTGCGGTATGGATCCCGGAACTGCGGCCCCGGCGCGCTCCCGGAGTGCCCGCCACCTTCAAGCTCCCGGCCACCACCGCCCTGGCGGGCCGGCTGCCCGTGCTGCCGGAGATCCCGCCCCCGCTGCATGCGGACGGACCGCGCCGGACCTGGAGCGACATCCGCTACCGCGAGGAGGGGCAGGCCGGATTCCTTCTCTTCACCTTCCCCGGCGGGGCGATGAGCACGACGCAGTGCCGGCGCCTGCTGGACGCCTACCGCGTGGCGTGTGCCCGCCCCACCTCGGTGCTGGTCCTGGGCGGCGCCCGGGACTTCTTCTCCAACGGCATCCATCTGAACGTCATCGAGGCCGCGGCCGACCCGGCAGGGGAGTCCTGGGCCAATCTCAACGCCATGAACGACCTGGTGGAGGCCGTTCTGACGACCACCGACCGCCTGGTGGTCGCCGCCGTCGCCGGGAACGCCGCGGCCGGCGGGGTCATGCTGGCCGCGGCGGCCGACGAGGTGTGGTGCCGGGCGGGCGCCGTGCTCAATCCGCACTACCGGCTGATGGGGCTGTACGGCTCCGAGTACTGGACGTACTCCCTGCCCCGCCGAGTGGGCGAGGCAGCGGCGGCACGGCTCACCGAGGAGGCGCTGCCGATGACGGCGGGGGAGGCGCTGCGGCTCGGCCTGGTGGACCGGGTCGTCGACCGCGCGCCGCAGGAGTTCGCCGGAGAAGTCACCCGACTGGCCGCACGGCTGGCCTCGTTCCCCGCGACGGGGCAGCGGATCGCCGCGAAGAAGTCGGACCGGGAGCGCGCCGAGTCCATCAGGCCGCTGGCGGCCCACCGGGGGGAGGAGCTCGCCCGGATGCACCGCATCATCTTCGATCCCACCGCTCCGTACCACGCGCTGCGGCGGTCGTTCGTGCGCAAGCAGCCGTCCGGACGTGCTGAGAGTGCGGTGGCAGCCACACCGGCCGACTGTTAG
- a CDS encoding nucleoside hydrolase: MPVPIIIDCDPGHDDAIALMLAAGDPEVELLAITTVAGNQTVEKTTLNARRICTVAGITGVPIAAGCARPLVQPLLVADDVHGTSGMDGPQFPEPTVDAVPEHAVDLMHRILTEHPEPVTLVPTAPLTNIALLLTRYPDCAARIREIVLMGGSTKGGNRTPAAEFNVYVDPEAADVVFRSGVPVTMCGLNVTHQALATPGVLARLESLDTELARICVQLMTYFAATYRRLWGFASPPLHDPVAVARVIDPAIVRCVDASVAVELRGQYTRGATVVDMHQYLDRPVNARVALTLDSERFWDRVITAIDVLGSRRA, from the coding sequence GTGCCTGTCCCGATCATCATCGACTGCGATCCCGGGCACGACGATGCCATCGCCCTCATGCTGGCGGCGGGGGACCCGGAGGTCGAACTGCTCGCGATCACGACGGTCGCAGGCAATCAGACCGTCGAGAAGACGACACTGAACGCGCGGCGGATCTGCACGGTCGCCGGGATCACCGGTGTTCCCATCGCGGCCGGCTGTGCGCGACCGCTCGTTCAGCCGCTGCTGGTTGCGGACGACGTGCACGGCACATCCGGCATGGACGGGCCGCAGTTCCCGGAACCCACCGTGGACGCCGTCCCGGAGCACGCGGTGGACCTGATGCACCGGATCCTGACCGAGCATCCGGAGCCGGTCACGCTTGTCCCGACGGCGCCCCTGACGAATATCGCCTTGCTGCTCACGCGGTACCCGGACTGTGCCGCACGCATCCGGGAGATCGTGCTCATGGGCGGCTCGACCAAGGGCGGCAACAGGACACCGGCGGCCGAGTTCAATGTGTACGTGGACCCGGAGGCTGCGGACGTCGTCTTCCGCAGCGGCGTCCCGGTCACCATGTGCGGTCTCAATGTCACCCATCAGGCCCTCGCCACACCCGGGGTGCTGGCCCGCCTGGAGAGCCTCGACACCGAACTCGCCCGAATCTGTGTGCAGTTGATGACGTACTTCGCCGCCACCTACCGGCGGCTGTGGGGCTTCGCCTCACCACCGCTGCACGACCCGGTGGCGGTCGCCCGGGTCATCGACCCGGCGATCGTGCGGTGCGTCGACGCAAGCGTGGCCGTCGAACTGCGCGGGCAGTACACGCGCGGGGCGACCGTGGTGGACATGCACCAGTACCTGGACCGGCCGGTGAACGCGCGGGTCGCGCTGACCCTGGACAGTGAGAGGTTCTGGGACCGGGTGATCACGGCGATCGACGTGCTCGGCAGCCGCAGGGCGTAG